From a single Campylobacter concisus genomic region:
- a CDS encoding DUF6882 domain-containing protein, with protein sequence MFLDKLGVDKSNWSELFSACVGKATLLQKRAFKLLVEGGNWQANFDSGKIYFDEHEFDIQFIGSESFSSNTWLWGYENINGFDERLLELANKAREFGEKFGLSAFSTPRFELDENFNGHTISMVLCAAFDEQNYYRIEYEGGAAYVAFRADVVFEKPVLANELLSVVNECLSSYELDHKIFIKGLLLSCDMKFSESPNEIASDKYELSFKFDELNRLINISSKL encoded by the coding sequence ATGTTTTTAGATAAGCTTGGTGTAGATAAAAGTAACTGGAGCGAGCTTTTTAGCGCATGTGTTGGCAAAGCGACATTACTTCAAAAACGTGCATTTAAGCTACTTGTTGAAGGTGGCAACTGGCAGGCTAATTTTGATAGCGGCAAAATTTATTTTGATGAGCACGAGTTTGACATACAGTTTATTGGCTCTGAAAGCTTCTCGTCAAATACGTGGCTTTGGGGTTATGAAAATATAAATGGCTTTGATGAGCGTTTGCTTGAGCTTGCAAATAAAGCACGTGAGTTTGGCGAGAAATTTGGACTTAGCGCATTTAGTACGCCACGATTTGAGCTAGATGAAAATTTTAATGGCCACACGATTAGTATGGTTCTTTGCGCCGCTTTTGATGAACAAAATTATTACAGGATAGAGTACGAGGGCGGAGCGGCGTATGTGGCTTTTAGAGCGGATGTGGTCTTTGAAAAGCCAGTGCTAGCAAATGAGCTTTTGAGCGTAGTAAATGAGTGTTTAAGCAGTTACGAGCTAGATCACAAAATCTTTATAAAAGGACTTTTGCTAAGCTGTGATATGAAATTTAGCGAAAGCCCTAATGAAATCGCATCGGATAAATACGAGCTTAGCTTTAAATTTGACGAGCTAAATAGGCTCATAAATATTTCAAGCAAGCTTTAA
- a CDS encoding cysteine hydrolase family protein → MNIQNELEAFKKSLQTLDLREISNDGAKNVAFICIDMIEAFAGSGALASQRVAALSKGIATLFDRAWRDFGFRNFILIEDRHTSDSKEFENFLPHAILDTNEIKTVKEIENLSFFKEFKTFYKNSLSIAFNKEFEKFLEQNPQIDTFVITGDCTDMCVYQCVSYLKLRANEYNKKSRVIVPFDLTQTYDIPGHNGDFYHEMFSLHMKLALGADVVKSIKF, encoded by the coding sequence ATGAACATACAAAACGAACTTGAGGCTTTTAAAAAATCTCTTCAAACGCTTGATTTGAGAGAAATTTCAAACGATGGAGCAAAAAACGTTGCATTTATCTGTATCGATATGATAGAAGCATTTGCTGGTAGTGGTGCGCTCGCTAGTCAAAGAGTAGCTGCTTTATCAAAAGGGATTGCAACACTTTTTGATAGAGCGTGGAGAGATTTTGGTTTTAGAAATTTTATCCTTATAGAAGATAGGCACACCAGTGATTCAAAAGAATTTGAGAATTTTTTACCACATGCCATACTTGATACAAATGAGATAAAAACCGTAAAAGAGATAGAAAATCTAAGCTTTTTTAAAGAGTTCAAGACATTTTATAAAAACTCTTTAAGCATTGCGTTTAATAAAGAATTTGAGAAATTTTTAGAGCAAAACCCACAAATTGACACTTTTGTTATTACTGGAGATTGCACTGATATGTGCGTTTATCAGTGCGTTAGTTATCTTAAACTACGAGCTAATGAATACAATAAAAAATCAAGAGTTATCGTGCCGTTTGATCTTACGCAAACATATGACATACCAGGACACAATGGCGACTTTTACCACGAGATGTTTTCTCTTCATATGAAGCTAGCACTTGGCGCTGATGTGGTAAAGAGTATTAAATTTTAA
- a CDS encoding sensor histidine kinase — MNEHDIQAGLKSLIEQTYLIENEYKNLTSSYANLQNFIKDIVEILPNAIWVLDENDEIFLQNSEAVRLGKIFKEIPKKEGEINVDGQIYLFKTSSKDNKLIISATNITVEKRTERLASMGQVAAHLAHEIRNPVGSISLLASTLLKRADERTKPIVNQIQKATWRVERIIKATLLFTKGLNINAQIFDFSQLKKECEEAINFYDYSKDIKFSLEFPDGKYTGDLDLLAIVFQNILFNAIDAIEESDDDEGEIILSYEKTPSEHKFIVYDSGEPIKDKAIVFEPFKSSKLKGNGLGLHLCLQIIEAHKGSIEITLNPKTFCINLPIKEKE, encoded by the coding sequence ATGAACGAACACGATATCCAAGCTGGCTTAAAAAGCCTGATAGAGCAGACTTATCTAATAGAAAACGAATATAAAAATTTAACATCATCTTACGCAAACTTGCAAAATTTCATTAAAGATATTGTGGAAATTCTGCCAAATGCTATCTGGGTGTTAGATGAGAATGATGAGATCTTTTTACAAAACTCAGAAGCAGTAAGGCTTGGTAAAATTTTTAAAGAGATACCAAAAAAAGAGGGCGAGATAAATGTAGATGGGCAAATTTATCTTTTTAAAACAAGCTCTAAAGACAATAAACTAATAATCTCTGCAACAAACATAACAGTAGAAAAACGCACCGAACGCCTTGCCTCTATGGGCCAAGTAGCAGCTCACCTAGCCCACGAGATCAGAAATCCAGTAGGCTCTATCTCACTTTTAGCTTCAACTCTACTTAAAAGAGCTGATGAGCGCACAAAGCCTATCGTAAATCAAATACAAAAAGCTACATGGCGAGTCGAACGCATAATCAAAGCCACTCTACTTTTTACCAAAGGTCTTAATATAAATGCACAAATTTTTGACTTTTCACAGCTTAAAAAAGAGTGCGAAGAGGCTATAAATTTTTACGACTATTCAAAGGATATTAAATTTAGCCTAGAATTTCCAGATGGCAAATATACGGGCGACCTTGATCTACTTGCCATTGTTTTCCAAAATATTTTATTTAACGCCATTGATGCCATCGAAGAGAGCGATGATGATGAGGGAGAGATCATTTTAAGCTATGAAAAAACACCAAGTGAGCATAAATTTATCGTTTACGATAGTGGCGAGCCTATCAAAGATAAAGCCATAGTCTTTGAGCCGTTTAAAAGCAGCAAGCTAAAAGGAAACGGCCTTGGACTACACCTTTGCTTGCAGATCATAGAGGCTCACAAAGGCAGTATCGAGATCACACTAAATCCAAAAACATTTTGCATAAATTTACCAATAAAGGAGAAAGAATGA
- a CDS encoding DUF234 domain-containing protein: MKHLDINELIKFHLVFDEFDLKHSYYDVFEAIEAEILNNFLALMPKFYFESDTNDAIKSALIKLARSDRKKFSVHKILPQSLASKVYAKLFEKNFLLLEKSREVLPKRSKNQMLKKEERGYKVEDKIHFNSHFSRFWFRFIEPNLSLLKAGKNDEILAIIKKEFDEYASLGFEILCGELMAKKFLINGIFLSSFWSRNIELDMLLNIGGKIIVGEAKYKERKVCKNVLNLLLKKCEKLNISPDIIALFSKSGFSSELRNLKDERLRLYEISDFEELLK, encoded by the coding sequence ATGAAACACCTTGATATAAATGAACTTATTAAATTTCATCTTGTCTTTGATGAGTTTGATTTAAAGCACTCATATTATGATGTTTTTGAAGCGATCGAGGCTGAAATTTTAAACAATTTCTTAGCCTTGATGCCAAAATTTTACTTCGAATCCGATACAAACGATGCTATAAAATCTGCCCTCATAAAACTCGCACGAAGCGATAGAAAAAAATTTAGCGTACATAAAATTTTACCTCAAAGCCTAGCTAGCAAAGTCTATGCAAAGCTTTTTGAAAAGAATTTTTTATTGCTAGAAAAAAGCAGAGAAGTACTTCCAAAAAGATCAAAAAACCAAATGCTAAAAAAAGAGGAAAGGGGCTATAAAGTTGAGGATAAAATACATTTTAATAGCCATTTTTCAAGGTTTTGGTTTAGATTTATAGAGCCAAATTTGAGCTTGCTAAAAGCTGGCAAAAATGATGAAATTTTAGCTATTATAAAAAAAGAATTTGACGAATATGCAAGCCTTGGATTTGAAATTTTATGCGGTGAACTCATGGCAAAAAAATTTCTAATTAATGGCATATTTTTAAGTAGCTTTTGGAGCAGGAATATAGAGCTTGATATGCTATTAAATATAGGCGGCAAGATCATAGTCGGAGAGGCAAAATACAAAGAGAGAAAGGTTTGCAAAAACGTGCTAAATTTACTATTAAAAAAATGCGAAAAACTAAATATCAGTCCAGATATTATCGCTCTTTTTTCAAAGAGTGGATTTAGTAGCGAGCTAAGAAATTTAAAGGATGAAAGGCTAAGGCTTTATGAAATTAGCGATTTTGAGGAACTTTTAAAATGA
- a CDS encoding aminotransferase class V-fold PLP-dependent enzyme codes for MVNLEHIRENIILKNGIYYFDFTASGLAYKPIEDEIAKILQTYANTHSISSSNAYKTAQIYEDSRRELKSLLGLDDSFYLFTCGNGATGAIKKFQEILGIYAPPALKKRYSLKADENSPLVVLGPYEHHSNEISFRQALCEVERIRLDKNGGIDFNHLEQILRINVGREIIATFSVASNVTGILSDYRKIYTLIKSYGGVVAFDAASFSAYGNIDCDYFDALFLSPHKLLGGVGSCGLLAIKKILANSDEPTFAGGGTVSYVSKNYAIFVKDSEQLEEAGTPPILGLIRANLAYRLRNEIGFEAIYENESELGEYFEKRLAEIPELTCYHPNNIKRLPIFSFNVTGVSPYELAKVLSKEYGIQTRAGCSCAGPYGHDLLHLKEDALFTHKPGWVRAGLHYTHTLQDVDYLVDALKSSIKKYSSSWKVDDPFSVDKISGCMGDR; via the coding sequence TTGGTAAATTTAGAGCATATTAGAGAAAATATAATTTTAAAAAATGGCATTTATTATTTTGATTTTACAGCTTCAGGACTAGCTTATAAACCTATCGAAGATGAGATAGCAAAAATACTCCAAACATACGCAAACACGCACTCTATCAGCTCATCAAATGCCTATAAAACCGCTCAAATTTATGAAGATTCAAGACGTGAATTAAAAAGCCTATTAGGACTTGATGATAGTTTTTATCTTTTTACTTGTGGCAATGGAGCTACCGGCGCGATAAAGAAATTTCAAGAAATTTTAGGAATTTATGCGCCGCCAGCATTAAAAAAAAGATATTCATTAAAAGCAGATGAAAATTCTCCGCTCGTGGTGCTTGGCCCTTATGAGCATCATTCAAATGAGATAAGCTTTAGGCAAGCACTTTGTGAGGTTGAGCGTATCAGGCTTGATAAAAATGGAGGGATCGACTTTAATCATTTGGAGCAAATTTTAAGGATAAATGTCGGTCGTGAGATCATTGCAACTTTTAGTGTGGCTTCAAATGTGACTGGAATTTTGAGCGACTACCGCAAAATTTACACTCTTATAAAATCTTATGGTGGCGTTGTAGCATTTGATGCTGCAAGTTTTAGCGCATATGGAAATATTGATTGTGACTATTTTGATGCTCTTTTTTTATCGCCACATAAATTGCTTGGTGGAGTTGGAAGTTGTGGGCTTCTTGCTATAAAAAAGATACTTGCAAACTCAGATGAGCCGACATTTGCTGGCGGTGGAACGGTAAGTTATGTCAGCAAAAACTACGCTATATTTGTAAAAGATAGTGAGCAGCTAGAAGAGGCTGGTACTCCGCCTATTTTAGGGCTTATAAGGGCAAATTTGGCTTATAGGCTAAGAAATGAGATAGGATTTGAGGCAATATATGAAAATGAGAGCGAGCTTGGAGAGTATTTTGAGAAAAGACTAGCAGAAATTCCTGAGCTTACGTGCTATCATCCAAATAACATAAAGCGTTTGCCGATATTTTCTTTTAATGTGACTGGTGTTTCGCCTTATGAATTAGCTAAAGTTTTAAGCAAAGAATATGGCATTCAAACGCGTGCAGGATGTTCTTGCGCTGGGCCATATGGACACGATTTGCTTCATTTAAAAGAAGATGCACTATTTACTCATAAGCCAGGCTGGGTAAGGGCTGGGCTTCACTATACGCATACGCTACAAGACGTGGATTATCTAGTAGATGCATTAAAAAGTAGCATTAAAAAGTATTCAAGTAGTTGGAAGGTTGATGATCCTTTTAGTGTTGATAAAATTTCAGGTTGTATGGGAGATAGATGA
- a CDS encoding hydroxymethylpyrimidine/phosphomethylpyrimidine kinase has translation MKNILIIAGSDSVGGAGVQADIKTCEAFSCYAATAITALTAQNTNGVTNIFATNVTNLNEQIKMVDEELNIDAIKVGMLFNKELISCVGSWLEKFHKQGIKIIIDPVCVAKSGSKLLEDDAIASLKKLFKFADIITPNIDEAKVLKLDSKNLPCDMILKRSMVAEICEDTLFKKNGDVIKFKEPLIKPEIMHGAGCSFASALACLLANGYAKEEAIKLAKKYILNAIKNAITTKFGKRLLNHKVGISD, from the coding sequence ATGAAAAATATATTAATCATTGCAGGAAGTGATAGTGTTGGTGGTGCTGGCGTGCAAGCTGATATTAAGACATGTGAGGCATTTTCTTGCTACGCAGCGACAGCTATTACGGCTCTTACGGCACAAAATACAAATGGCGTTACCAATATCTTTGCTACAAATGTTACAAATCTAAATGAGCAGATCAAAATGGTAGACGAAGAGCTAAACATAGATGCCATAAAGGTTGGTATGCTTTTTAATAAAGAGCTTATATCTTGCGTTGGCTCTTGGCTTGAAAAATTTCATAAGCAAGGCATTAAAATAATAATAGACCCAGTTTGCGTAGCAAAATCAGGCTCAAAGCTTCTTGAAGATGACGCGATAGCAAGCTTAAAAAAACTTTTTAAATTCGCAGACATTATCACGCCAAATATCGATGAAGCCAAAGTTTTGAAACTTGATAGCAAAAATTTACCTTGCGATATGATCTTAAAGCGAAGCATGGTTGCAGAAATTTGTGAAGATACTCTTTTTAAAAAAAATGGTGACGTAATTAAATTTAAAGAGCCACTAATAAAACCAGAGATCATGCATGGGGCTGGATGTAGCTTTGCAAGTGCGCTGGCCTGCTTGCTGGCAAATGGATACGCCAAAGAAGAGGCCATAAAACTAGCCAAAAAATACATTTTAAATGCTATTAAAAATGCAATTACGACAAAATTTGGCAAACGTCTACTAAATCATAAAGTTGGCATAAGTGATTGA
- the thiE gene encoding thiamine phosphate synthase: protein MIEIYAISDDVLMPENLALQYTKEILECGVKFFQFRSKKIPKDERLASEIFNLCEKFGARFIVNDDILFAAHIGAKSVHLGKDDASIKEAFEILGDDAYVGVSCYDSLELALRAKQNGASYVAFGAMFKSPTKPNAPLCKAQTISQAKEMGINVCVIGGINASNIASITKIKPDMIALISAIYKDGTIKKNMENLQRNLLL from the coding sequence GTGATTGAAATTTACGCGATTAGCGACGATGTATTGATGCCTGAAAATTTAGCTTTGCAATATACTAAAGAAATTTTAGAGTGTGGGGTGAAATTTTTTCAATTTCGCTCTAAAAAAATACCCAAAGATGAGAGGCTAGCTAGTGAAATTTTCAACTTATGCGAAAAATTTGGAGCCAGATTTATCGTAAATGATGATATTTTATTTGCTGCTCATATAGGTGCAAAGTCCGTGCATTTGGGAAAAGATGATGCAAGCATAAAAGAAGCGTTTGAAATTTTAGGAGATGATGCTTACGTGGGAGTTAGCTGCTATGACAGCTTGGAGCTTGCCCTTAGGGCAAAACAAAATGGTGCTAGCTATGTGGCTTTTGGAGCTATGTTTAAAAGCCCAACAAAACCAAATGCACCACTTTGCAAGGCTCAAACTATATCACAAGCAAAAGAAATGGGAATAAATGTGTGTGTCATAGGAGGCATAAATGCTAGTAACATTGCAAGTATCACTAAAATAAAGCCAGACATGATCGCCTTAATATCTGCTATCTATAAAGATGGCACAATAAAGAAAAATATGGAAAATTTACAAAGAAATTTATTACTTTAA
- a CDS encoding aminotransferase class V-fold PLP-dependent enzyme, whose amino-acid sequence MLNIDEVRKNIILKEGLYYFDYTASGLAYKPIEDEILKFLKTYANTHSDSSSSAALTQKYYEIARAELKSLLGLDDSFYLIATGQGATAAIKKFQELMGIYLSPATRALIGEANLRNLNLPLAIIGPYEHHSVEVSLREGLCDIKRIELDENNEIDYVMLENTLKQNAKRKIIASFSAASNVTGIKTDYKKIYSLIKKYNGILALDVATLSAYENVDCKYFDALFLSPHKLLGGVGSCGLLAIKKELCKNLPTFAAGGTVKYVSRTSHIFTSEVENLEEGGTPPIMQLMRANLAYKLRNKIGLNNIKVAECELGEMFCKELEKIDEVINYCPENLDRLPIFAFNVKGISPYDFAASLSSEFGIQTRAGCDCAGPYGHDLLNLKDNAIFEAKPGWVRVSIHYTHTKEDIKYLINAIKSCIKKHKEG is encoded by the coding sequence TTGCTAAATATCGATGAAGTAAGAAAAAATATCATTTTAAAAGAGGGTCTTTACTATTTTGACTACACGGCTTCAGGTCTTGCTTATAAGCCCATTGAAGATGAAATTTTAAAATTTTTAAAAACCTACGCAAACACTCACTCAGATAGTAGTTCAAGCGCAGCGTTAACGCAAAAATACTATGAAATTGCAAGAGCTGAGCTAAAAAGCTTATTAGGTCTTGATGATAGTTTTTATCTTATCGCGACTGGTCAAGGAGCGACGGCTGCGATAAAGAAATTTCAAGAGCTAATGGGAATTTATCTCTCACCAGCTACAAGAGCTTTGATCGGCGAAGCAAATTTAAGAAATTTAAACTTGCCATTAGCGATCATTGGCCCTTATGAGCATCACTCTGTTGAAGTTAGCTTAAGAGAAGGGCTTTGTGATATAAAACGTATAGAGCTTGATGAAAACAATGAGATAGACTACGTGATGCTTGAGAATACATTAAAGCAAAATGCAAAAAGAAAGATAATAGCTAGCTTTAGCGCTGCTTCAAACGTCACTGGCATTAAAACTGATTATAAAAAAATTTATTCACTAATCAAAAAATACAATGGCATTTTAGCACTTGATGTGGCCACTCTTAGTGCTTATGAAAATGTTGATTGCAAATATTTTGATGCTTTATTTCTATCGCCTCACAAGCTACTTGGCGGAGTTGGGAGTTGCGGGCTTTTGGCTATCAAAAAAGAGCTTTGTAAAAATTTGCCTACATTTGCAGCAGGAGGCACAGTCAAGTACGTAAGCAGGACATCGCATATTTTTACTAGTGAAGTTGAAAATTTAGAAGAGGGCGGTACACCGCCGATAATGCAGCTAATGCGTGCAAATTTAGCCTATAAACTAAGAAACAAAATCGGACTTAATAATATAAAAGTAGCTGAATGTGAGCTAGGTGAGATGTTTTGTAAAGAGCTAGAAAAGATAGATGAGGTGATAAATTATTGCCCTGAAAATTTAGACAGATTACCTATTTTTGCATTTAACGTAAAAGGCATTTCGCCTTATGATTTTGCTGCCAGCTTAAGTAGCGAATTTGGTATCCAAACACGCGCAGGCTGTGATTGTGCTGGGCCGTATGGACATGATTTGCTTAATTTAAAAGATAATGCCATTTTTGAAGCAAAACCTGGCTGGGTACGTGTTAGCATTCACTACACACATACAAAAGAGGATATAAAATATCTTATAAATGCCATAAAATCTTGCATCAAAAAGCACAAAGAAGGATAG
- a CDS encoding FtsW/RodA/SpoVE family cell cycle protein: MIKLDRRILTHFDFIQPFLIIPIIIISYILVSEANDILANKQLIYFGIGFASFCVAFLLPIRRIDWIIPMFYWVCIVLLLSVDLFGVSKLGARRWLEIPFIHFTLQPSELMKPAFLLMLAYLIKQRPPEANGYGVKDFLRLSFYILLPFVLIMKEPDLGTALILLIVGYTILFVIGVNKKIWITIILAIGFLAPVLYENLHDYQKKRIHDFIAEEPSYHVKQSIIAIGSGGLKGKPKDEATQTHFKFLPIATSDFIFAYNIERFGFYGGLFLLGLYGALITHLLSLNYGLKNDYFTQVTTTGIAALIFVYVGVNVSMTIGFAPVVGVPLPFFSYGGSSFVTFMVLFGILQNLLTFRFDRTYSFIKIHF; this comes from the coding sequence TTGATAAAACTAGATCGGCGTATTTTAACACATTTTGATTTTATTCAGCCGTTTTTAATAATCCCAATCATCATAATTTCATATATCCTAGTTTCCGAAGCAAACGACATTTTAGCAAACAAACAGCTTATCTATTTTGGCATAGGTTTTGCATCATTTTGCGTAGCATTTTTACTGCCCATTAGGCGTATCGACTGGATCATTCCGATGTTTTACTGGGTCTGCATCGTGCTACTTTTAAGCGTTGATCTCTTTGGTGTTAGCAAACTAGGAGCTAGGCGCTGGTTAGAAATTCCCTTCATTCACTTCACGCTTCAGCCATCAGAGCTTATGAAGCCAGCATTTTTGCTGATGTTAGCCTATCTCATTAAACAGCGTCCTCCAGAGGCTAATGGATACGGAGTAAAAGATTTTTTAAGACTTAGTTTTTATATACTTTTACCATTTGTGCTCATCATGAAAGAGCCTGATCTTGGCACTGCGCTCATACTTTTGATAGTTGGCTACACTATTCTTTTTGTCATCGGCGTAAATAAGAAAATTTGGATAACTATCATCCTTGCGATAGGCTTTTTGGCGCCGGTTTTGTATGAAAATTTACATGACTATCAAAAAAAGAGGATTCACGATTTCATCGCTGAAGAGCCAAGCTATCACGTCAAACAAAGCATCATCGCCATAGGTAGCGGCGGACTTAAAGGCAAGCCAAAAGATGAGGCAACGCAGACGCACTTTAAATTTTTACCAATCGCCACTAGTGACTTCATCTTTGCCTACAATATCGAGCGTTTTGGCTTTTATGGTGGATTATTTTTGCTTGGACTTTATGGGGCACTTATAACACATCTTTTAAGTTTAAATTACGGTCTAAAAAACGACTATTTTACACAAGTTACCACCACGGGGATTGCTGCACTAATCTTCGTTTATGTGGGTGTAAATGTCTCGATGACGATCGGTTTTGCACCAGTTGTGGGCGTACCACTGCCATTTTTTAGTTACGGCGGAAGTAGCTTTGTTACATTTATGGTGCTTTTTGGAATTTTGCAAAATTTGCTAACTTTTAGATTTGATAGAACTTATAGCTTTATAAAAATTCACTTCTAA
- a CDS encoding RluA family pseudouridine synthase, whose product MVKFNVLDSSRLDVAVAHELQISRNQALNLIKDSLVSVNLKPVSKPSFLLSENDEICVNFAPKKEVQNEYEVNFDIPIIYEDDDLIVLNKPPQIVVHQAPSVKEATLVEWLNKKDFMLSNLNGDVRAGIVHRLDKGTSGAIVVAKNNFAHAKLSEQLSDKSMGRIYLALTDLPLKEDIIIEKPIGRNPNNRLKKAIVTDAKFAKSAFVNLLSEGGVNLIAAKLFTGRTHQIRVHLSSINRHILGDDLYGFKSQGDKISRVMLHAYMLYFIHPRTGKRVEFTAKTYDDFNQIIYKKIPKEIFDEKICPTHIDTIFSSFLSGMRL is encoded by the coding sequence TTGGTTAAATTTAATGTTTTAGATAGCTCAAGACTAGACGTAGCAGTAGCACACGAGCTTCAAATTTCACGCAATCAAGCTTTAAATTTGATAAAAGACTCCCTTGTAAGCGTAAATTTAAAACCAGTCTCAAAACCAAGCTTTTTGTTAAGTGAAAACGATGAAATTTGCGTAAATTTCGCTCCAAAAAAAGAGGTGCAAAACGAGTATGAAGTAAATTTTGATATTCCAATTATCTACGAAGACGACGATCTCATAGTGCTAAATAAACCACCTCAAATCGTCGTTCACCAAGCCCCAAGCGTCAAAGAGGCGACACTTGTTGAGTGGCTAAACAAAAAGGACTTTATGCTCTCAAATTTAAACGGCGACGTAAGAGCTGGCATCGTCCACCGCCTGGATAAGGGCACGAGTGGTGCTATTGTCGTAGCTAAAAACAACTTCGCTCATGCAAAACTTAGCGAGCAGCTAAGCGATAAGAGCATGGGGCGAATTTATCTAGCGCTCACCGATCTTCCCCTAAAAGAGGACATCATCATAGAAAAGCCAATCGGAAGAAACCCAAACAATCGCCTAAAAAAAGCGATCGTTACGGACGCTAAATTTGCAAAAAGCGCCTTTGTAAATTTACTAAGCGAGGGCGGAGTAAATTTGATAGCAGCAAAGCTTTTTACGGGTAGGACTCATCAGATAAGAGTACACCTATCTAGCATAAACCGCCATATTTTAGGCGATGATTTATACGGATTTAAGAGCCAAGGCGATAAAATAAGCAGGGTTATGCTTCACGCTTATATGCTTTATTTTATCCATCCCAGAACTGGCAAAAGGGTAGAATTTACCGCAAAAACGTATGATGACTTTAACCAAATAATTTACAAAAAAATTCCCAAGGAGATTTTTGATGAAAAAATTTGCCCTACGCATATTGACACCATTTTTAGTAGCTTTCTTAGCGGGATGCGGCTCTAG
- a CDS encoding fibronectin type III domain-containing protein, giving the protein MKKFALRILTPFLVAFLAGCGSSVPTQQSMSLPTITSLKTISDMTEVGFEWNPVTDESVVGYYLYRSNPNDANSKMQLVADIKDRFATHYVDRNLAPETTYSYQMRTYSSNAISQPGTIATATTKPLLDSVPFSQAITGLPGRVKVIWRPHPDSTVASYIIQRSDAGANKFSQIAEVNGRLNAEYIDTEVKPGKSYEYRILVKTSSGVVSKPSQNISATTKELP; this is encoded by the coding sequence ATGAAAAAATTTGCCCTACGCATATTGACACCATTTTTAGTAGCTTTCTTAGCGGGATGCGGCTCTAGCGTACCGACTCAGCAAAGTATGTCACTGCCTACGATTACAAGTTTAAAAACTATTTCAGATATGACAGAAGTTGGCTTCGAGTGGAATCCAGTGACCGATGAGAGCGTCGTTGGCTACTATCTTTACCGCTCAAATCCAAATGACGCAAACTCAAAAATGCAGCTAGTTGCAGACATCAAAGACCGCTTTGCAACGCACTATGTTGACCGCAATCTAGCTCCAGAGACAACTTACTCATACCAAATGAGAACCTACTCAAGTAATGCCATCTCTCAACCGGGAACAATCGCAACAGCAACTACAAAGCCACTGCTTGACTCAGTACCATTTTCGCAAGCTATTACAGGGCTTCCAGGACGTGTGAAAGTGATCTGGAGACCACATCCTGATAGCACAGTGGCAAGCTATATCATTCAAAGAAGCGATGCAGGAGCTAATAAATTTAGCCAAATTGCAGAGGTAAATGGCAGACTAAATGCTGAATATATCGACACTGAGGTAAAACCTGGTAAGTCTTATGAGTATAGAATTTTAGTTAAAACTTCTTCAGGTGTTGTCTCAAAACCAAGCCAAAACATAAGTGCAACGACAAAGGAGTTACCCTAA